The genome window TTGGATTTATGGGAAGTGGCCCTTATGACAGCATCACATAGCGGTGAGAAGCAGCATATAGAGGTGGCTGACTCAATAATGAAAAAAATTGGAATAGACGAGGAACAGTTAGAATGTGGTATTCATGAACCTTTGGGAAAGGAAGCAGCAAAGGAGCTGAGTGCAGCAGGTAAAGAGCCTTCAAAGCTTCACTGTAACTGTTCTGGGAAACATCTGGGAATTATTGCTGCTGCAATTGCAAAGGGATTACCCGTGAAGAATTACAGCCAGGTTGACCATCCAATTCAGAAAGATGTAGAGAGAGTTGTTTCACATTTCAGTAGTGTAGAAGAAAATAAAATCATAAAGGGTAGTGACGGGTGTGGAATTACCGTTTATGGAATACCATTAATGAATATGGCTCTTGCGTACGCAAATCTTTGTGATAACGGTTTTATGGATGGTAAATATGCTAAATCCCAAAACTATGTACAAAGTTCTATGACAATGTATCCGGAAATGGTTTCAGGAGTTGGTAGGATTGATTATGAACTGATGAAGAATTTCGGTGATAGAGTAATCGGGAAGATAGGAGCAGAAGGTGTATATTGTGCAGGTATAATTGGAAAATCAATAGGTATTGCAATAAAGATAGATGATGGTAATAATAGAGCTGCAGGTCCTGCAATCCTTCAGGTTCTTCTCCAACTAAAGGTTATAAACAGTGAAGAAATTGAAAGATTAAAGGAATTTTACAACCCTGACATTGTAAATCATAAAGGGGAAAAGGTAGGAGAGATAAGAGCTGTGTTCAAGGTAAGATAAGTGGTAAGCGGAATAAACAAAATAACCGGGAGACAGTCCCAGGTTATTTTGTTTATCTATGAATTATGAGCTAACTCCCGCTGCCTGACTGACCACCCCCGGATTCACCACCTGATTCTCCGCCTCCCTGGTTGCCGCCTTCACTTCCGCCACCTTTTTCATTACCTTTCTGCATCCCTTTTTCTATAGCCTGCACATTTGTTAATGCAACCCTACCTTTTATATCAACTAGAGGTTGATTTTTTTCCTTAATAACTTTCTCAAGCTCATACAGGGAATAATCCAGCTTGTTGCAATTTTCCTGCTGATCTTTGCTAACTGTATTCTTAATCAGCGGCCAGGACGATTTTAAAGCATTTATATCACTTTCCGCCTGAGTCCAGTTTGCTGTCCAGGAATTTAGCATGGCATTTCTTGTATAATATTTTATCCTTTTTATTTCAGGAGACATTTCTGTCTTGTATAAGGAATAAAAGTCAGGTATATAGGCATAAAGATAGCTGGCTGCCATTAGTGTATTTGTCGAGTTTTTTCCGATAATAGTATTTGTCAGGCTATTAAGAGCTTTGCTGAAACCATCCATGAGGTTTTTGCTTGCACCCTTTTGAGCTGCCATAGGCATATAGTTGTCCCATTGGTAATGCAGCTCATTAATTACAGGAGCTACATTGGTCCATGGATCCTGCTTTGGCTGTTTTACCTGCTGGCCTGCTTGAGCTTGTTGTTTGTCCTGATTTTCTTTCTCACCGCCACCCTGCTGTCCGCCTTTTTCGTCAGTACCGCCGCCTTGTTCTTTATTTTCCTGTCCGCCTTCGCCTTGCTGCCCGCCTTCCTGATCCTGTGACTGTTTTTTGTCAGTTTCCTGTTCGTCCTTTCCTCCACCTTTTTTTTCTTCCATTACTGTAGCAGGGCCTTTAAACTCTTTAAATATTTTTTCTATATTGTCTTCCAGTGAAGTCAGCTGATCAGGAACTTTCTCCGATTTTTCCTCGTTTTCAAGTGACTGCATTTTAGTTTCGGGATTTTGTTTCTTTTGTCCGCTGCATCCTGTGGCAGTAAAACAAAGTATTATCATAACAGGTAATAATATTCTTAAAAACAGTATATTTCTTTTCATCTTAATCTTGCAGTTAATAGGGATACCCTAAAATTTATTGAATACCTTTCGAAAATCTGTAGTATAAAATTTAGCACATCCCCAATCCTGCTTAACCTCCATCTTGAATTTTAGTATGTTTCTCTTATTTGTATTATTTCAAGATAAAATGATAAAAATACTCCAGCGATTCATATAGCCCAAATTAGCATTTGCAAAATAGAATTCTCTAACATGCCAAGAAAAAATTACATAAAGGTATTTATGTAAATATACCGAATATAGTAATGTAGCGTATTATCATGTATTAATCGGAACTGTCAAGCATTTACGGTTTGCTGGGGAAAGATCTACATTTGCCTGGAGTATGCGGGACAGGTATATGGGTTAACCCCTCAGTGGGAGTTAATCATTACAGTTACCCGGTAATGACACTGCGCACTATTTTAAGAGGAGGCAATATAATGTCAATTGCTGTTAACTTATGGTCTAAAAGAACTGGTGAAATCAAAAGGTTTTTGGAAAGCTATTATGAAAAGAATATTATTATGGATGATGACGTCGACCAGTGGATATACATATATAACAAGCCGCTGGATGCAATTGATATGATAAGTGCTGTAATGGATAATAATGATAAATACGAAATTTGTATGTGCATACAGGTAGATAAGGGAGATTTGCATCCTGTCACTTATGAAAACCATAATGATATTATTAAAGGGATATTGTATTTATTTTATACAGAAAATGTTGAAGCGGTGTAAATATACCGGTATCGATACATAGCAGACTCCATTCGAATAATCAATCCACTTCTTTTTCCTGCCCGGTATCAAAAATAACAATAAGGAAATACTTTTTTATATGACTCATTATAAAGGAGTGTTTTTCATGGAGAGTTTTGATATTAGCGTGGAGAAAAGGAATGATACTGGTAAAAGTGCAATGAGGAAGTTGAAAAATGAAGGAATGGTGCCGGGAATAATATATAATCAAGGTGCTGGTATCCCTATTATTCTGGAAGAACATGAATTGAGAAATATCTTAGATAAAAAAGGTGAAGGTATCATTTTAAATTTTGAACTAAACGGAACAAAGGTGAGTGCTAAGGTTAAGGAAGTACAGAGAGACCCTATTAACCAGGACATACAGCATATTGATCTGATGCCCCTGGACGGTGGAATACTGCATTAATAATACGCCAATTAATGACTATACTAATAAACAGCAAGCCTCTGACGGTATAAATTCACCGTGAGAGGCTTTAAAATTTACGAGCTGTTTACAAATTATCTATTATATTTATGAAATAATCGGGGTTAAACAACAAAAAAAGGCTATGATACTAAATGTTTCCGGAGGTTATTAACTTACAGTGATCATAAAGTTATTTCATTATATGGATATGTGGTATAATATAACATAACAGATAAAGAATCAGCAAAGCTTAACCTGGAGGTTTTGAAAAAGTGTGCAGGTTAATTTTACAGAGTAGGACAAGCTAAAAATACAGGTGATAAGACAATGAAAAAACCTCATTTGATAATTTTGATTATAACTGCAATAATGGCGTTGTTTTCAGCGTATTCGCTTGCAGCGATAAATCAGGTATATAACGTTGAATTTGAGTGGTTCTCACAATATAATAACAGTTTCAGAAATGACGTGCGCGATACTTCATATGATAAGTGGTATTCAGCGGAGCATCCTGAGGAGATGAAGCTGACTGTAATCAGGAATTATTTGGATTATCTGTCTTTTGAAAAAGAGATGGGTGGCCGTATGGAGCAGTCTGTCATGAAAAGGATAATGACCGAAGACTATGAAAAATATATCACTATATGTTGTTCTTTAGGTAATGTCGAATCTCTGGAATATAGAGTGAAGATTGATGAAATTGCCCAAAGGGGTAATGTTGTGGAAGTAAAAGTCAGTATGAACAGTCCGGTTAAGGAGGAAAAAAAGGGTGATGGGGAAAAAGGCCTGATAGAGCAGGTCACATATAAGCCGATGGATTTGGTCAGGATAAATAAAGAGGCTTTAGCATCCAAAGGAGGCTTGTATTTCATCTTCAAAAATCAGTCAGGAAAGCAGATTGATGAACAGTATTACGACATAAAATAAAGAAGCCGGATCAAAACAGCTCAATACCTGGCTTCTCAATTTTTTAAAGACTCAGCTGTTGGAAATCATGTCGAAAATTCCCTTTATCCCGTTTCCGGAGGATTTCAGCTGCTGCTTAAAGTACTCAAGCTCGCTGCCCACAACATCATCCAGCATTTTTTGTCCCATCAGTTCGACAGGAGCTATATCGTCGGTAAAAATATGGTTTGCTTCAGATATCTCTACCAGATTTGACTTAACAGAATTCGAAATCTTAAATAAGGGATCTGATTCACTTAGAATACTGATATTATTTTTATAGTTTTCAATGCAGTTTTTATCGTCAGATGCAAAAACCAGTGTATTTGTACCGGTCTGTAAGTCATATTTGTATACTTTATTCATTACATGCTTCACTGTCTGAGTAAGATAATCCGTAATCTCATTATTCTTTTCAGAGCGCATGTTTATATTGATTAATATAACACCATTATCCCTCAGATGTTCTTTAACCTGTCTGAAAAATTCTACAGTTGACATATGAAAGGGTATGGTGATGTCATGGTATGCATCTACCATTATCAGGTCGTATCTTTTTGCTTCCTTGCTCATTAGAAATGTTCTTCCGTCATTTACATATATTTTGGCTTCGTTTTCCTTGAGTTCGAAATATTGCTTGGACAGATCAACGATTTTCTGGTCGATTTCCACACCATCAGTACTGCTGTTAGGGAAATAGCGCTTGCACTGCTTGGCATAGGTGCCAGTCCCCAGTCCGAGGATCAATACATTCAGCTTTTTGTCAAAGCTTGTATCCCTGATGAAGAATGGAGCCATCAGTCCATAATCATAATAGTATCCGGAAAGCGTATTATTTTTTTTGTATATTGACTGAACACCAAATGCAACATTAGTTGAAAGAATGACAGAGTCTTTGTATTCGGTCACTTTCAGGTAGTTGTACATGGATTCTCCCTCATAAACTATATTTTTCTCCCAAAATGCATAGGAACTGTTCAGTGGCGCAAGAGCCAATGTAATTATTATTAAGGTTGTTATTACGGAACGGATGATTTTTCTTTTAT of Clostridia bacterium contains these proteins:
- a CDS encoding asparaginase, coding for MPVKLVEVTRSNLVESIHRGDVVIARSDGSILYSLGDQHRLTFLRSASKPIQAIAALEAGIVEKFGLDLWEVALMTASHSGEKQHIEVADSIMKKIGIDEEQLECGIHEPLGKEAAKELSAAGKEPSKLHCNCSGKHLGIIAAAIAKGLPVKNYSQVDHPIQKDVERVVSHFSSVEENKIIKGSDGCGITVYGIPLMNMALAYANLCDNGFMDGKYAKSQNYVQSSMTMYPEMVSGVGRIDYELMKNFGDRVIGKIGAEGVYCAGIIGKSIGIAIKIDDGNNRAAGPAILQVLLQLKVINSEEIERLKEFYNPDIVNHKGEKVGEIRAVFKVR
- a CDS encoding 50S ribosomal protein L25, which encodes MESFDISVEKRNDTGKSAMRKLKNEGMVPGIIYNQGAGIPIILEEHELRNILDKKGEGIILNFELNGTKVSAKVKEVQRDPINQDIQHIDLMPLDGGILH
- a CDS encoding fused MFS/spermidine synthase, whose protein sequence is MKKNFFVYMTSFFCGMSVMAVELSATRMLATTFSSSSIIYTIVIGLIMISLSIGNVIGGRSADKQKNADKLYFMIGIASVWIAIIPVIGKYVTVLSAAIFVFILPENLIVAGSITSCLIIFSFPLVIMGMVSPYLVKLGLKDISNSGKTAGEIYALSTIGSIIGTFVPTFVTIPTLGTSKTFFVFAIILNLISLYYFVTNKRKIIRSVITTLIIITLALAPLNSSYAFWEKNIVYEGESMYNYLKVTEYKDSVILSTNVAFGVQSIYKKNNTLSGYYYDYGLMAPFFIRDTSFDKKLNVLILGLGTGTYAKQCKRYFPNSSTDGVEIDQKIVDLSKQYFELKENEAKIYVNDGRTFLMSKEAKRYDLIMVDAYHDITIPFHMSTVEFFRQVKEHLRDNGVILININMRSEKNNEITDYLTQTVKHVMNKVYKYDLQTGTNTLVFASDDKNCIENYKNNISILSESDPLFKISNSVKSNLVEISEANHIFTDDIAPVELMGQKMLDDVVGSELEYFKQQLKSSGNGIKGIFDMISNS